In the genome of Candoia aspera isolate rCanAsp1 chromosome 1, rCanAsp1.hap2, whole genome shotgun sequence, one region contains:
- the LOC134488647 gene encoding kelch-like protein 41b — protein MTNATDLLRSKEMQLDDTSSQLSSLRHSIGQGIKELYQTQQLCDITLVAEGRKFPCHRILLASVSVYFQRMFTSTFKESREGEIVLIDLSATCLQSLLDYVYTGELLLLGEEAEELFTVASRLQITSALDIITRFLREKISMENCLGLYVLAYSHNHRPLLHPTSSYIAFHFEHVSELPAFLYLDVSILTTIIASEILAVDSELIVYRAVRRWVTHNLAERLPKLAALMDHVRLPLLTPEELAEVRAQTEEFYECVRLPWEELSVEERLWASRGLRHGMYHEGMVCVGLPKWSEVNFEDEELDSHVHFFDPSIDQWDQLPDLKSVTSPSCTSNGRKLYIAGGQHLDGSYSDNLLVYDTLGGCWSQLPSMSIARAWHAFLMCRKKLYVAGGWDNTGTLISAETYDLEQEEWMTISSLPFALTYFASTALGSKLYLIGGEMVDSDLPVPHKGFLVYDVISGAWSQIPTDLEFYEASAITLGNCIFVIGGLSGEDAHGNRHFTQRCICLFRDGTTNHNISVPSLPIAISYPGVACWRKRIYVFGGDSNNRNSSAIHYWEPGQNTWTQCSASLPDPNYGAFGFGCIPLKVPRKHILSIFHRGSSTAVTEHATCS, from the exons ATGACTAATGCTACAGACCTTCTGAGGAGCAAAGAGATGCAGTTGGATGATACTTCAAGTCAGTTATCCTCTCTGAGGCACTCCATTGGGCAGG GCATCAAGGAGTTGTACCAGACTCAACAGCTCTGTGACATCACCCTGGTggctgaaggaaggaagttcccATGTCACAG AATACTCTTAGCTTCTGTCAGCGTCTACTTCCAGCGCATGTTCACCAGCACCTTCAAGGAATCACGGGAAGGAGAAATTGTGCTTATAGACTTGTCTGCCACTTGCCTCCAGAGTCTCCTGGATTATGTCTATACTGGGGAATTGCTGCTTCTTGGGGAAGAGGCAGAAGAACTGTTCACTGTAGCTAGTAGACTTCAGATTACTTCTGCACTAGACATTATCACCAG ATTTCTCAGAGAAAAGATTTCCATGGAGAACTGTCTGGGGCTTTACGTGTTGGCATATTCCCACAACCACCGACCTCTCCTCCACCCAACATCGAGTTACATTGCTTTTCACTTTGAGCATGTCTCAGAGCTTCCTGCTTTCTTGTACTTGGATGTTAGCATCCTGACTACCATTATTGCTTCAGAAATCCTGGCAGTGGACTCAGAATTGATTGTGTACAGAGCTGTACGCCGCTGGGTCACCCATAATCTTGCTGAGCGTCTCCCAAAGCTTGCAGCACTTATGGATCATGTTCGGCTTCCCCTCTTGACTCCAGAGGAACTTGCTGAGGTCCGGGCTCAAACAGAAGAATTTTATGAGTGTGTGCGTCTTCCTTGGGAGGAGCTTAGTGTGGAAGAAAGGTTGTGGGCAAGTAGAGGGCTGAGGCATGGCATGTACCATGAAGGAATGGTATGCGTGGGTCTCCCAAAATGGAGTGAAGTGAATTTTGAGGATGAGGAGTTGGATTCTCATGTGCACTTCTTTGACCCTTCCATTGATCAATGGGATCAGCTCCCTGACCTGAAATCAGTGACATCTCCCAGTTGTACCTCCAATGGCCGTAAACTCTACATAGCTGGTGGACAGCATTTAGATGGTTCGTATTCTGACAACCTGCTTGTATATGATACTCTTGGGGGCTGCTGGTCCCAGCTCCCCTCCATGTCCATAGCTCGAGCCTGGCATGCTTTCCTCATGTGCAGGAAAAAGCTGTATGTTGCTGGTGGCTGGGATAATACAGGGACGCTGATAAGTGCAGAGACATATGACCTGGAGCAAGAAGAATGGATGACCATCTCTAGCCTTCCCTTTGCTCTGACTTATTTTGCCTCCACAGCACTTGGGAGCAAACTATATCTCATTGGTGGAGAGATGGTTGACTCTGACTTGCCAGTTCCCCACAAGGGATTCCTGGTTTATGATGTTATATCAGGAGCCTGGTCCCAGATCCCCACAGACTTAGAATTTTATGAAGCCAGTGCCATCACGTTGGGCAACTGCATCTTTGTGATTGGTGGGCTGTCTGGAGAGGATGCTCATGGAAACCGCCACTTCACCCAGCGCTGTATTTGCTTGTTCAGAGATGGTACAACCAATCATAACATCTCTGTCCCATCACTCCCCATAGCCATCTCTTATCCTGGTGTTGCCTGCTGGAGGAAGAGGATATATGTCTTTGGAGGAGACAGCAACAACCGTAATTCCAGTGCTATCCATTACTGGGAGCCAGGCCAAAACACCTGGACCCAGTGTTCAGCAAGCTTGCCTGATCCTAATTATGGGGCATTTGGGTTTGGCTGCATACCACTTAAGGTGCCTCGAAAACATATCCTCAGCATCTTTCATAGGGGATCTTCCACAGCAGTAACAGAGCATGCAACATGCAGTTAA